GGCCCTCTCGATGTCTTCGGTGAGGGCTGGCGGCAGGGTGATCGCCGTGAGATCAGCAGGTGCGGGCATCCCGCCATTGTGCCCCAGCCTCAGGTCAGGCTCCGCGCTGCGGTGTCGATCCGACGGGTCGCGGGAGTGATCATCACGTCGGCCCCGAGGACCGTGACGCCGCTCGTGTGGGCGATCACCGGGTTGAGCTCCACCGAGGACAGCTCGAGGAAGTCGTCGGACATGATCGACAGCCGCCCGAGCACGTCCTCGAGCGCCGCCCGATCGACCGGTGCGGCACCGTCGTGCCCCGTGAGCAGCGGCGACAGCTTGATCCCGTCGACGAGCTCACGCACGTCGACGTCGGTGAGGGGCGGGATCCGGTACGCGATGTCGTCGAGCAGCTTGGTCGGCGCGCCCGCGATGCTGAAGGAGACCACGGGTCCGAAGAGCGGGTCCTCGATCGTGGAGAGCACCGTGGAGACACCGGGTCCGGCCATCCGCTGGACGACGAAGTAGTTGGCGTCCATGGGGGCCAGCCGGCGATCGAGTGCCTCGAAGGCCGCCCGCACCGACTGGGCGTCGTGCAGGTCCACCCGGATGCCCTCGAGCATCGCCTGGCCCCGCACGAGCGGCGAGAGGGACTTCACGACGACGGGGTAGCCGACCGCGTCGGCTGCCGCGACGGCCTCGTCGGCCGTGGCCGCCTCGTGGCGTGGCCAGACGTCGATCCCGTAGGCATCGAGCAGCTCGCGGGCCTCGTCGCTGGTGAGGGCCCGTCCCTCCGGGTCCTCCTCGAGGATCCGGTCGAGCAGGGCCCGCACCGCCCACCGGTCGATCCCCTCGCGCAGGACGGTCTCGCCCTTGTCCTTGTCCCGCCACTGCCCGTAGTCCGTCGCTGCCGCGAGCGCCCGGATGGCCTCCTCGGGCATGGGGTACAGCGGGACCGCCTGCCGGGGTGTGTCGCCGCCGACCTCGCCCGTCTCGTGGAGGAAGGTGGGGTCGCCGGCGTCGTCGACACCCCGCATGCCGAGCAGGGTGGCGACGCAGGGCTTGTCGGAGCGGGAGGCCGCGTGCCGCAGGGCCTCGACGACCTCCTGGTCGAGGGCGCCGACGGGTGGGATGAAGCAGACGATGACCGAGTCGACCTCGTCATCGGCGAAGGCGGCGTCCACCGCGGTCTGGAACTCGATCGCGCTGGCCTCGGTGCGCACGGCCACCGGGCCGTGGACCACCTCGAGGCCGCGCTCGTTGGCGTTGTCGGCGCACAGGGCTGCGAGCTGGCTGGAGTTGCCGACGATGGCGACCCGGCGGCCCGCGGGCAACGGTTGGTGGACGAGCAGCTGGGCGACGTCGAACATCTGGTGGACGTTCTCGCAGTGAATCACCCCGGCCTGCTCCAGCATCGCGGTGAAGGCGTGCGGCTTGACCTTGGGCTTGCGCACCTTGTGCCCGGGGGGCGCTCCATAGCTCGCCGATGCCGGCTTGACGACGATGACCGGCTTGGTCGAGGCGAGGTGGCGCGCCACCCGGGAGAACTTGCGTGGGTTGCCCATGGACTCGAGGTAGAGCCCGACGGCACGGGTGCGCTCGTCCTCGACCCAGTACTGCATGAGGTCGTTGCCGGAGACGTCGACACGGTTGCCGGCGGAGGCGAAGACCGAGATCCCGAGGTTGCGCCGGGCCGCCGAGTCGAGGTTGGCGATCGCCAGGGCGCCACTCTGGGAGAAGAGCCCGAAGAACCCCGGCTTGGGGATGCCCGCCGTCAGGGTCGCGTTGAGGCTGACTGCCGGGTCGGTGTTGATCAGCCCGAAGGAGTTGGGCCCGAGGACCCGCATCCCGTGGTCGCGGGCCAGCCGGAGGACCTCCTGCTGGCGCCGAGCGCCCTCCTCGTCCATCTCGGCGAACCCCGAGGAGATGATCAGCAGTGTCCGCACCCCCGCAGCGGCGCACTCGCGGACGACCTCGGTGACCCGGTCCGCCGGCACCGCGATGATGGCCAGCTCCACGCTGCCGTCGATCTCGCCGATCGAGGCGACCGCGGGCACGCCCAGGATCTCGTCCGCACCGGGGTTGACCGCATGCACCCTGCCGGTGAAGCCGCCCTCGACGATGTGCTTGAGCACCTGGTGGCCGATGGCCCGCTCACGCCGGCTGGCGCCGACCACGGCGACCGAGCTCGGGTGGAGGAGCGCTCGCACGCTCTGCGACTCGGCCCGGTGCTCCCGGGCGAAGCGCACCGACTGCGACTCCGCGGTGGGCTCGATCGCGAAGTGCAGCGTCACGACGCCGTCCTCCATGCGACGGCTGACCTGGTAGCCGGCATCGGAGAAGACCGAGAGCATCTTGCGGTTGTGCGGCAGGACCTCGGCCTCGAACTCGGCGAGGTCGTGCGACTTGGCGATGGCGGCGAGGTGCTCGAGCAGCACCGACCCGATGCCCTTGCCGTGGTAGTGGTCGGAGATGTTGAAGGCGACCTCGGCGCTGTGCTCGCTGACCCGGTCGTACCGGCCGATGCCGATGATGTCGTCGCCGATCGTGGCCACGAGGGCCATCCGGTCGTGGTAGTCGACCTCGGTGAAGCGCTT
The genomic region above belongs to Janibacter limosus and contains:
- a CDS encoding GNAT family N-acetyltransferase, with protein sequence MTDLPPGYPVLAEADVVLRDGSVCRLRPIKPSDADGVRRFHAGQSDESIYLRFFAPMRTLSDRDIKRFTEVDYHDRMALVATIGDDIIGIGRYDRVSEHSAEVAFNISDHYHGKGIGSVLLEHLAAIAKSHDLAEFEAEVLPHNRKMLSVFSDAGYQVSRRMEDGVVTLHFAIEPTAESQSVRFAREHRAESQSVRALLHPSSVAVVGASRRERAIGHQVLKHIVEGGFTGRVHAVNPGADEILGVPAVASIGEIDGSVELAIIAVPADRVTEVVRECAAAGVRTLLIISSGFAEMDEEGARRQQEVLRLARDHGMRVLGPNSFGLINTDPAVSLNATLTAGIPKPGFFGLFSQSGALAIANLDSAARRNLGISVFASAGNRVDVSGNDLMQYWVEDERTRAVGLYLESMGNPRKFSRVARHLASTKPVIVVKPASASYGAPPGHKVRKPKVKPHAFTAMLEQAGVIHCENVHQMFDVAQLLVHQPLPAGRRVAIVGNSSQLAALCADNANERGLEVVHGPVAVRTEASAIEFQTAVDAAFADDEVDSVIVCFIPPVGALDQEVVEALRHAASRSDKPCVATLLGMRGVDDAGDPTFLHETGEVGGDTPRQAVPLYPMPEEAIRALAAATDYGQWRDKDKGETVLREGIDRWAVRALLDRILEEDPEGRALTSDEARELLDAYGIDVWPRHEAATADEAVAAADAVGYPVVVKSLSPLVRGQAMLEGIRVDLHDAQSVRAAFEALDRRLAPMDANYFVVQRMAGPGVSTVLSTIEDPLFGPVVSFSIAGAPTKLLDDIAYRIPPLTDVDVRELVDGIKLSPLLTGHDGAAPVDRAALEDVLGRLSIMSDDFLELSSVELNPVIAHTSGVTVLGADVMITPATRRIDTAARSLT